The Ciona intestinalis unplaced genomic scaffold, KH HT000074.2, whole genome shotgun sequence genome window below encodes:
- the zf(c2h2)-138 gene encoding zinc finger protein ZF(C2H2)-138, whose protein sequence is MYFQYIPKDFEITPTVRGKVKLYRMSKVTSVSKKSSAKAEEKDNCCKYCDKVFRFPSKLVIHLRTHTGEKPFQCYICDKSFTTNNSLECHQRIHTGGKPYKCDICDEPFTKNYSLKCHRRIHTREQRYTCNICDKPFTRNGSLIYHQRIHTGEKRYTCNICDKPFTRNDSLSRHQRIHTGEKPYKCDICKKLFTTNGNLSSHQKVHTGKEPYKCDICDKLFSSNCNLRRHQRTHTDEKPC, encoded by the coding sequence ATGTATTTTCAATACATACCTAAGGATTTTGAAATAACTCCAACAGTTAGGGGTAAAGTGAAACTGTACAGAATGTCAAAAGTCACTTCAGTGTCAAAGAAATCCAGTGCAAAAGCTGAAGAGAAGGATAATTGCTGCAAATACTGTGACAAAGTATTTCGTTTTCCTTCAAAGCTTGTTATTCACTTGAGGACACATACTGGAGAAAAACCCTTTCAATGCTACATTTGTGACAAATCATTTACTACAAATAATAGCTTAGAATGTCACCAAAGAATCCACACTGGTGGAAAGCCATACAAATGCGACATTTGTGATGAACCATTTACTAAAAATTATAGCTTAAAATGCCACCGAAGAATACACACCCGTGAGCAGCGATACACATGCAATATTTGTGACAAACCATTTACTAGAAATGGTAGTTTAATATATCACCAAAGAATTCACACCGGTGAGAAGCGATACACATGTAATATTTGTGACAAACCATTTACTAGAAATGATAGTTTAAGTCGTCACCAAAGAATTCACACTGGTGAGAAGCCATACAAATGCGACATttgtaaaaaactatttaccaCTAATGGTAACTTGAGCAGCCACCAAAAAGTCCACACTGGTAAGGAGCCATACAAATGCGACATTTGTGACAAATTGTTTTCTTCAAATTGTAACTTAAGGCGTCATCAAAGAACTCACACTGATGAGAAGCCATGTTAA